Proteins encoded together in one Festucalex cinctus isolate MCC-2025b chromosome 8, RoL_Fcin_1.0, whole genome shotgun sequence window:
- the LOC144024537 gene encoding unconventional myosin-VIIa-like isoform X4 gives MYKRRDHVDLYEKDQAKWALLRNVNTVVKQSTLLPGDYVWLDLKSGREFEVPIGAVVKLCDSGQIQVVDDEGNEHWISPQNATNIKPMHPTSIHGVEDMIRLGDLNEAGILRNLLIRYSEKLIYTNCGGRTYTGSILVAINPYQLLPIYTADQIRLYTNKKIGEMPPHIFAIADNCYFNMQRNNRDQCCIISGESGAGKTESTKLILQFLAAISGQHSWIEQQVLEANPILEAFGNAKTIRNDNSSRFGKYIDIHFNKRGAIEGAKIEQYLLEKSRVCRQAQDERNYHIFYCMLKGMAADEKKKLGLSKATDYTYLTIGKCTVCDGRDDMKEYSNIRSAMKVLMFTDKENWEICKLLASILHMGNLRYEARTYDNLDACEVVRSPHLSTTSTLLEVDGKDLMNCLTSRTLITRGETVSTPLSMEQAVDVRDAFVKGIYGRLFVWIVEKINAAIYKPSSSHSKVVRRSIGLLDIFGFENFTVNSFEQLCINFANENLQQFFVRHVFKLEQEEYNLENINWQHIEFTDNQDALDMIAIKPMNIISLIDEESRFPKGTDSTMLNKLNFQHKVNSNYIPPKNNHETQFGIQHFAGVVYYETRGFLEKNRDTLYGDIIQLVHSSKNKFIKQIFQADVAMFLCGFAPCLHLPSSPLPKGAETRKRSPTLSSQFKKSLELLMRTLSVCQPFFVRCIKPNEHKKPMLFDRDLCVRQLRYSGMMETIRIRRAGYPIRYTFVEFVDRYRVLMPGVKPAYKQEDLRGTCQRIAEAVLGRDDDWQMGKTKIFLKDHHDMLLEIERDKAITDKVILIQKVVRGFKDRSNFLRMRKSAMLIQKTWRGYQCRKNYGAMRAGFSRLQALVRSRKLCASYHVARQRISGFQGRCRGFLVRRAFRHRLWAVIAIQAYTRGMIARRLYRRLRGEYRRRLEAEKMRLAEETKLRNQMSAKKAKAEAERKHQERLVQLAKEDAEREKKEKEEARRKKELVEQTERARLEPVNDSDMVDKMFGFLGTTSSFPGQEGQAPAGFEDLERSHRQLEEEDLDEALPLPEDEEEEDLSEYKFAKYAATYFQGSTTHTYVRRPLKQPLLFHEDEGEQLAALAVWITVLRFMGDLPEPKYHTAISDGSEKIPVMTKIYETLGKKTYKRELQALQGEGETPQSDSHRKNSIRHKLVSLTLKKKSKITEEVTKRLNDGEPGLHGNSMLEDRPTSNLEKLHFIIGNGILRPTLRDEIYCQICKQLSQNPSKSSHARGWILISLCVGCFAPSDKFLKYLRNFINSGPPGYAPYCEERLRRTFVNGTRTQPPSWLELQATKSKKPIMLPVTFMDGTTKTLLTDSATTAKELCNTLSDKISLNDRFGFSLYIALFDKVSSLGSGNDHVMDAVSQCEQYAKEQGAQERNAPWRLFFRKEIFTPWHCASDDTVATNLIYQQTVRGVKFGEYRCDRDDLAELASQQYYVDYGSEVLLERLLSLIPSYIPDREISTSRTVEKWAHFIMAAHKKGIYTQKRFDPQKVKEEVVDFARHKWPLLFSRFYEAFKFSGPSLPKNELIVAVNWTGVYFVDEQEQVLLELSFPEITAVSSSRGGKLQSQSFTLATIKGEEYTFTSNNAEDIRDLVVTFLEGLRNRSKFVVALQDSPNQNAEPSTFLSFQKGDLILLDQDTGEHVLNSGWAHGVNERTSQRGDFPADSVYVLPTMTRAQQDIVALVTMTPDQRQQSVRVSQLVLPDSEDSVKAYTLEEFSYDYFRPPPKHTLSRVMVTKNRGKDKLWSCTREPLKQPLLKKVLQHEELAQEACMAFVAVMKYMGDYPSKRTRSVNELTDQIFEGALKAEALKDEILCQIIKQLTDNHVKYSEEKGWELLWLCSGLFPPSNVLLPHVQRFLQSKKQHPLAADCMQRLHKALRPAVDLKKVKRLQRGPNVICGCHGHRNGSRKYPPHLVEVEAIQHKTTQIFHKAFEVESSTKAKDFCQNISTRLLLKSPEGFSLFVKISDKVISVPEGDFFFDFVRHLTDWIKKSRPVKDGAVPSLTYQVFFMKKLWTSTVPGKDSFADSIFHYYQELPKYLRGYHKCSRDEVFQLAALIYRVKFEDDKSHFPAIPKTLRELLPHHLIRQMSPDDWKRSVVAFFNKQAGKSREEAKLMFLKIIYKWPTFGSAFFEVKQTTEPNYPEILLIAINKHGVSLIDPKSKDVLVTHPFTKISNWSSGNTYFHITIGNLVRGSKLLCETSLGYKMDDLLTSYISQMLTAMNKQRSDGTHTK, from the exons ATGTACAAACGTCGGGACCATGTGGATCTTTACGAGAAGGATCAGGCCAAATGGGCTCTGCTCCGAAACGTCAACACTGTGGTGAAACAAAGCACGCTGCTACCG GGCGACTACGTGTGGTTGGACCTGAAGAGTGGTCGGGAATTTGAGGTTCCCATTGGCGCAGTGGTCAAACTCTGTGACTCGGGACAGATCCAGGTCGTGGATGATGAAGGAAAT GAGCACTGGATCTCCCCCCAAAATGCCACCAACATCAAGCCCATGCATCCCACCTCCATCCATGGCGTGGAGGACATGATCCGCCTGGGGGACCTCAACGAGGCCGGCATCCTGCGCAACCTGCTCATCAGATACAGCGAGAAGCTCATCTAT ACAAACTGTGGTGGTAGG ACATACACGGGTTCCATCCTGGTGGCCATCAACCCATATCAACTGCTTCCCATCTACACGGCAGACCAGATCCGCCTGTACACCAACAAGAAGATCGGTGAGATGCCTCCTCACATCTTTGCCATCGCAGACAACTGTTACTTCAACATGCAGAGGAACAACCGCGATCAGTGCTGCATCATCAG TGGGGAGTCCGGAGCGGGAAAGACTGAAAGCACCAAGCTGATCCTACAGTTCCTGGCAGCCATCAGCGGTCAACACTCGTGGATCGAGCAGCAGGTCCTGGAGGCCAATCCCATTCTGGAGG CCTTCGGAAACGCAAAGACCATTCGCAACGACAACTCGTCCCGCTTCGGCAAATACATCGACATCCACTTCAACAAGAGAGGAGCCATCGAGGGAGCCAAGATCGAACAGTACCTGCTGGAGAAGTCGCGAGTCTGTCGGCAG GCTCAGGATGAGAGGAACTACCACATCTTCTACTGCATGTTGAAGGGCATGGCGGCGGACGAGAAGAAGAAGCTGGGCCTCAGCAAGGCCACGGACTACACCTACCTCACCATA GGAAAGTGTACCGTATGTGACGGCCGCGATGATATGAAGGAATACTCCAACATCCGCTCGGCCATGAAG GTTCTGATGTTCACAGACAAAGAAAACTGGGAGATCTGCAAACTATTGGCCTCCATTTTACACATGGGCAACCTGCGCTATGAAG CGCGCACCTACGACAACCTGGACGCTTGCGAGGTCGTACGCAGTCCGCATCTTTCGACCACATCAACACTGCTGGAG GTGGACGGCAAGGACCTGATGAACTGCCTAACGAGCAGGACGTTGATCACCAGAGGAGAAACCGTGTCCACGCCACTCAGCATGGAACAAGCTGTGGACGTGCGAGACGCCTTCGTCAAG GGCATTTACGGCCGTCTCTTCGTGTGGATCGTGGAGAAGATCAACGCCGCCATCTACAAGCCTTCGTCCTCGCACAGCAAAGTCGTCAGGCGCTCCATCGGTCTGCTGGACATCTTTGGCTTTGAGAACTTCACCGTCAACAG TTTCGAGCAGCTGTGCATCAACTTCGCCAACGAGAACCTGCAGCAGTTCTTCGTGCGTCACGTGTTCAAACTGGAGCAGGAGGAGTACAACCTGGAGAACATCAACTGGCAGCACATCGAGTTCACCGACAACCAGGACGCCCTGGACATGATCGCCATCAAGCCCATGAACATCATCTCGCTCATCGACGAGGAGAGCCGATTCCCCAAG ggTACAGACAGCACCATGCTGAACAAACTCAACTTCCAGCACAAAGTCAACAGCAACTACATTCCACCCAAGAACAACCACGAGACTCAGTTTGGCATCCAGCACTTTGCCGGGGTGGTCTACTACGAAACCAGAG GCTTCCTTGAGAAGAACCGGGACACGTTATACGGTGACATCATCCAGCTGGTTCACTCGTCCAAGAACAAGTTCATCAAGCAGATTTTCCAGGCTGATGTTGCTATG TTTCTGTGTGGTTTTGCTCCTTGTCTGCATCTTCCATCCAGTCCTCTACCAAAG GGGGCGGAAACCAGGAAGCGTTCTCCCACTCTCAGCAGTCAGTTCAAGAAATCTCTGGAGCTGCTGATGCGAACGTTGAGCGTCTGTCAGCCTTTTTTCGTCCGCTGCATCAAACCCAACGAGCACAAGAAGCCAATG CTGTTTGATCGGGATTTGTGCGTGCGCCAGCTGAGGTACTCGGGAATGATGGAGACCATTCGCATCCGCCGCGCCGGCTACCCCATCCGCTACACCTTTGTGGAGTTTGTGGACCGCTACCGCGTACTCATGCCTGGAGTCAAACCCGCCTACAAGCAG GAGGATCTGAGGGGAACCTGCCAGAGGATCGCAGAGGCCGTGCTCGGCCGAGACGACGACTGGCAGATGGGAAAGACCAAGATCTTCCTCAAG GATCATCATGACATGCTGCTCGAGATCGAGAGAGACAAAGCCATCACGGACAAAGTCATCCTCATACAGAAGGTGGTGCGAGGTTTCAAGGACAG ATCGAACTTCCTGAGGATGAGGAAGTCGGCTATGTTGATCCAGAAGACGTGGCGAGGATATCAGTGCAGAAAGAACTACGGCGCC ATGCGGGCGGGCTTTTCTCGTCTTCAGGCACTGGTGCGCTCCAGGAAACTGTGCGCGTCGTACCACGTGGCTCGCCAGCGCATCAGCGGCTTCCAGGGTCGATGCCGAGGCTTCCTGGTGCGCCGCGCCTTCAGACACCGACTGTGGGCCGTCATCGCCATCCAGGCGTACACCCGAGGGATGATTGCACGCAGGCTCTACCGCAGGCTCAGGGGCGAG TACCGAAGGAGGCTGGAAGCTGAGAAGATGCGTCTGGCGGAGGAGACCAAGCTGAGGAACCAGATGTCTGCCAAGAAAGCCAAGGCTGAAGCGGAACGCAAACATCAG GAGCGTCTAGTCCAGCTGGCCAAAGAGGACGCCGAGCGcgagaagaaggaaaaagaggaggcgaggaggaagAAGGAGCTGGTAGAGCAGACGGAGCGAGCCCGTTTGGAACCCGTCAACGACTCGGACATGGTAGACAAGATGTTCGGTTTCCTGGGGACCACCAGCTCCTTTCCTGGCCAAGAGGGACAAGCTCCTGCCGGCTTTGAG GACTTGGAGAGAAGCCACCGGCAGCTGGAAGAGGAGGACTTGGACGAGGCTCTTCCTTTGccagaggacgaggaggaggaggatttgTCGGAGTACAAGTTTGCCAAGTATGCCGCCACCTACTTCCAGGGAAGCACCACACATACGTACGTCCGGCGACCACTCAAGCAGCCGCTGCTTTTTCACGAGGATGAAGGAGAGCAGCTG GCGGCTTTGGCGGTGTGGATCACGGTGTTGAGGTTCATGGGAGACCTGCCCGAGCCCAAATACCACACAGCAATCAGCGATGGGAGCGAGAAGATTCCGGTCATGACCAAGATCTATGAGACCCTCGGGAAGAAGACGTATAAGAGGGAGCTGCAGGCTCTTcagggggagggggag ACTCCTCAATCTGACAGCCATCGCAAGAACAGCATTCGACACAAGCTGGTCTCTCTCACGCTGAAGAAAAAATCCAAGATCACTGAGGAG GTCACTAAGCGCCTGAATGATGGCGAGCCCggtctccatggcaacagcatgttggAAGACCGGCCAACATCAAACCTGGAGAAACTTCACTTCATCATCGGAAATGGCATCCTGAGGCCAACGctgag GGATGAGATCTACTGTCAGATCTGCAAACAGCTGAGTCAGAACCCATCCAAGAGCTCGCACGCTCGAGGTTGGATCCTCATCAGTTTGTGCGTCGGCTGCTTCGCACCATCCGACAAGTTCCTCAAG TATCTAAGGAACTTCATCAACAGTGGGCCACCAGGTTATGCTCCATACTGTGAAGAAAGGCTGAGAAGAACCTTCGTGAATGGCACCAGAACACAACCTCCATCCTGGCTGGAGCTACAG GCAACCAAGTCCAAGAAACCCATCATGCTTCCGGTGACGTTCATGGACGGAACCACCAAAACGCTGCTGACAGACTCGGCGACCACCGCCAAGGAGCTCTGCAACACATTATCCGACAAGATCAGTCTCAATGACCGATTCGGCTTCTCGCTCTACATCGCACTTTTCGATAAG GTGTCGTCTTTGGGCAGCGGGAACGACCACGTGATGGACGCCGTGTCGCAGTGCGAGCAGTACGCCAAGGAGCAGGGAGCCCAGGAGAGGAACGCCCCCTGGAGGCTCTTCTTCAGGAAAGAGATCTTCACGCCGTGGCACTGCGCCTCTGACGACACAGTTGCCACCAATCTCATCTACCAGCAAACCGTCAGGGGCGTCAAATTTGGAGAGTACCGCTGTGACCGG GACGACCTAGCGGAACTGGCGTCCCAGCAGTACTATGTGGATTATGGCTCAGAGGTCCTGCTGGAGCGCCTGCTGAGTCTCATCCCGTCCTACATCCCTGATCGAGAGATCAGCACATCCCGAACGGTGGAGAAGTGGGCTCACTTCATCATGGCGGCACACAAAAAG GGCATATACACCCAGAAGAGGTTTGATCCCCAGAAAGTGAAAGAGGAAGTGGTGGACTTTGCTCGCCACAAGTGGCCTCTGCTCTTCTCTCGATTCTATGAAGCCTTCAAGTTCTCTG GTCCAAGTTTACCCAAAAATGAACTCATCGTCGCCGTCAACTGGACCGGCGTTTACTTTGTGGATGAACAGGAACAAGTCCTGCTGGAACTCTCCTTCCCAGAAATCACCGCTGTGTCCAGCAGCAG GGGGGGGAAGTTGCAAAGTCAGAGCTTCACCCTGGCCACCATCAAAGGAGAAGAGTATACCTTCACCTCCAACAATGCCGAGGATATCCGTGACCTGGTGGTGACCTTCTTGGAAGGTCTGAGGAACAGGTCCAAGTTTGTGGTGGCACTACAGGACAGTCCGAACCAGA ATGCTGAACCATCCACGTTCCTGAGTTTCCAGAAGGGAGACCTGATCCTGCTGGACCAGGACACCGGCGAGCATGTTCTTAACTCGGGTTGGGCGCATGGCGTCAATGAGAGGACCAGTCAGAGAGGAGACTTCCCGGCAGACTCGGTCTACGTCTTGCCCACCATGACGCGAGCGCAGCAGGACATTGTG GCGCTGGTGACCATGACGCCGGATCAGAGGCAGCAGTCGGTGAGGGTATCACAGCTTGTTCTGCCTGACAGTGAGGACTCCGTCAAAGCGTACACGCTGGAGGAATTCTCGTATGATTACTTTAG GCCTCCCCCCAAACACACTCTGAGCAGGGTGATGGTGACCAAGAATCGAGGCAAGGACAAATTGTGGAGCTGCACCAGGGAGCCTCTCAAACAGCCACTTCTCAAGAAGGTGCTCCAACACGAGGAGCTCGCTCAGGAGGCCTGCATGGCCTTTGTTG CTGTGATGAAGTACATGGGCGACTACCCATCCAAGCGCACGCGCTCGGTCAACGAGTTGACGGACCAGATCTTCGAGGGCGCGCTCAAGGCCGAAGCCCTGAAGGACGAGATTTTATGCCAGATCATCAAGCAGCTAACAGACAACCACGTCAA GTACAGCGAGGAGAAAGGTTGGGAGCTCCTGTGGCTGTGCAGCGGCCTCTTTCCTCCCAGCAACGTGCTGCTGCCGCATGTCCAGCGCTTCTTGCAGTCCAAAAAACAGCACCCGCTCGCCGCCGACTGCATGCAGCGGCTGCACAAAGCCTTACG CCCAGCTGTCGACTTAAAAAAAGTGAAACGTCTTCAACGCGGCCCAAACGTCATTTGTGGTTGCCATGGTCACAGAAACGGGTCCAGGAAGTACCCCCCTCATCTGGTGGAAGTGGAGGCCATCCAGCACAAGACCACGCAGATCTTCCACAAG gcctttgaGGTGGAGTCCAGCACCAAAGCCAAGGACTTCTGTCAGAACATCTCCACCAGACTGCTGCTCAAATCGCCAGAAGGCTTCAGCCTCTTTGTCAAGATCTCCGACAAG GTGATCAGTGTTCCGGAGGGAGACTTCTTCTTTGACTTTGTCCGGCATCTGACTGACTGGATCAAGAAATCGCGGCCAGTGAAAGACG GAGCGGTTCCCTCTCTGACCTATCAGGTGTTCTTCATGAAGAAGTTGTGGACCAGCACCGTTCCGGGGAAGGACTCGTTCGCCGACTCCATCTTCCACTACTACCAG GAGCTTCCCAAATACCTGCGTGGATACCACAAGTGTTCCCGGGACGAAGTCTTCCAGCTGGCGGCGCTCATCTACCGTGTCAAGTTTGAGGACGACAAGTCCCACTTTCCCGCCATTCCCAAGACGCTGCGCGAGCTGCTCCCTCACCATCTCATCCGACAAATGTCCCCGGACGACTGGAAGAGG TCCGTGGTGGCCTTCTTCAACAAGCAAGCCGGCAAATCCAGAGAAGAAGCCAAGCTGATGTTTCTTAAAATCATCTACAAATGGCCGACATTTGGCTCCGCCTTCTTTGAAGTCAAG CAAACCACGGAGCCAAACTACCCGGAGATCCTCCTGATCGCCATCAACAAACATGGCGTCAGCCTCATCGACCCGAAGAGCAAG GACGTTCTGGTCACACATCCCTTCACCAAAATCTCCAACTGGAGCAGCGGGAACACGTACTTCCACATCACCATCGGAAACCTCGTCAGGGGAAGCAAACTCCTCTGCGAGACCTCCCTG GGCTACAAGATGGACGACCTGCTGACATCATACATCAGCCAGATGTTGACCGCCATGAACAAGCAGCGGTCCGATGGCACGCACACCAAGTGA